In Silene latifolia isolate original U9 population chromosome X, ASM4854445v1, whole genome shotgun sequence, the following proteins share a genomic window:
- the LOC141618765 gene encoding uncharacterized protein LOC141618765 has product MKLSFEWNQVINQEVDNLLAAGKIREVKYPEWLSNVVLVPNKNGKWRVCVDFKDLNKACPKDPFPLPHIDAMVDATARYEMLTFLDAWSGYNQIKMHPSDQEKTTFGSKRVTEAAVSAVLVREQKGSQHPVYYVSKSLLPAETRHLKVCCDSKLIVNHVNDSYEAGDSRMMAYLNVAKEFTLRFTTFNIKQIPKDQNAEVDALATLGATFKAGAISTIPIIHLLEPAILKPEQEAGVMCTTSSEEETPNWRKPYQDWLENDILAADKKEWGIDVVGPLPRAPGNKTYMLAMTDYFSKWIEAESSSEAKEAQVECLATKVYPQEPQANGQAEYSNKIIVENLKKKLEEMRGKWAEELPLVLWADRTTPKVATGQTPFSLVFGAEAVIPSEVRIPTHRYEYITEDRNQVEMARSLDTINELRTSAQIRMASYRQTVPRSYNKNVKVRTLQVGDLVARKVFQNTKNQRAGKFAYNWEGPYQVESIVGNGAYRLMTMEGQMVPRSWNIIHLKKYFI; this is encoded by the exons atgaagctttcttttgaatgGAACCAAGTCATAAACCAAGAAGTAGATAACCTGCTTGCTGCAGGAAAAATTCGAgaggtaaaatatccagaatggttgtCCAACGTGGTGCTGGTCCCAAATAaaaatggcaagtggagggtctgCGTCGATTTTAAAGATTTAAATAAAgcttgcccaaaagatccattcccACTACCACACATAGATGCCATGGTGGATGCTACTGCAAGATACGAGATGCTAACGTTCCTGGATGCCTGGAGCGGCTACaaccagataaagatgcaccccagCGACCAGGAAAAGACGACATTCGGGTCCAAGCGAG TCACAGAAGCAGCTGTAAGTGCAGTGCTAGTACGAGAGCAAAAGGGGTCACAACATCCAGTATACTACGTCAGTAAGTCTCTgcttcctgcagagaccag GCACCTCAAGGTTTGCTGTGATTCTAAACTTATAGTTAACCATGTAAATGACTCCTATGAAGCTGGGGACTCCAGGATGATGGCGTATCTAAACGTAGCAAAAGAGTTTACCCTCAGGTTTACTACATTCAACATCAAGCAAATTCCCAAAGATCAAAATGCAGAAGTAGACGCCCTAGCCACCCTGGGGGCAACCTTTAAAGCAGGAGCCATCTCCACAATACCAATTATTCACCTGCTGGAGCCAGCAATATTGAAACCTGAACAGGAAGCAGGAGTAATGTGCACCACCAGCAGTGAAGAAGAAACTCCGAATTGGAGGAAACCATACCAAGACTGGCTGGAGAATGATATCCTAGCAgcagataaaaaggag TGGGGAATAGATGTCGTAGGTCCATTACCTAGAGCACCAGGAAATAAGACTTATATGCTCGCCATGACAGATTATTTCTcaaaatggatagaagcagaatcaTCCTCCGAGGCCAAAGAGGCCCAG GTGGAATGTCTCGCTACAAAAGTCTACCCCCAGGAACCCCAAGCCAATGGGCAGGCAGAATATAGTAACAAAATCATTGTGGAGAACCTGAAAAAGAAGCTGGAGGAAATGAGAGGCAAATGGGCAGAGGAGCTGCCTCTGGTCctatgggctgacagaaccacacctAAGGTCGCAACAGGACAAACACctttcagcctggtgtttggagctgaagcagtcattccatccgAAGTCAGGATCCCAACCCACAGGTACGAATACATAACAGAAGACCGAAACCAAGTGGAAATGGCAAGAAGTCTAGACACAATAAACGAGCTCAGAACCAGCGCCCAGATTAGGATGGCCTCATACCGGCAAACAGTGCCCAGGAGCtataacaagaatgtaaaggTAAGAACCCTgcaggtaggagacctggtcgcGAGAAAAGTCTTCCAGAATACCAAGAACCAGCGAGCAGGAAAATTCGCCTACAattgggaaggaccataccaagtGGAAAGTATAGTTGGAAATGGAGCATACCGACTCATGACTATGGAAGGGCAAATGgtccccagatcctggaacatcatCCACTTGAAAAAGTATTTCATCTGA